In Bacillus sp. Cs-700, one genomic interval encodes:
- a CDS encoding HIT family protein yields MTYKENCPFCNPEKDEKQKILFENESCYFLQHDDQQDVLEGCGVIVPKKHHANAFELSKEEWNDTYELLQHAKTFLDQTFSPDGYTLGWNVGEVSNQFIFHSHLHVIPRYNDEPLAGKGLRYWLKQPENKRKKPHQ; encoded by the coding sequence TTGACTTACAAGGAGAACTGTCCATTTTGTAATCCTGAAAAGGACGAGAAACAAAAGATCCTATTTGAAAATGAATCTTGCTATTTCTTACAGCATGACGATCAACAAGATGTTTTAGAAGGCTGCGGAGTGATTGTTCCCAAGAAGCATCACGCTAACGCATTTGAATTATCGAAAGAAGAGTGGAACGACACCTATGAACTTTTACAGCATGCAAAGACATTCCTCGATCAAACGTTTTCTCCAGATGGTTATACACTTGGTTGGAATGTGGGAGAAGTCTCCAATCAATTCATTTTTCATAGTCATCTGCATGTTATACCAAGATATAATGACGAGCCTTTGGCAGGAAAGGGATTGCGTTATTGGTTAAAGCAGCCTGAAAATAAAAGGAAAAAACCACATCAGTAG
- a CDS encoding ABC transporter ATP-binding protein translates to MRQLQLEQIRKSFINGEVEEEVLKGVDLSLQKGEVTALIGASGSGKSTLLTIAAGLQPLSSGRVLFNNQNLAELRSEQVRNIRAHHFGFVFQSSHLVPFLTVEEQLSMMMDVAEMKINKRDKRKQIADVLEKVGMTHRLTAYPSSLSGGEKQRVAVARAIIHNPKVLFADEPTASLDSKRSKDTMALIQHVTKSLGMTTLTVTHDEEMLAYADRVVTMSDGKILKNHAAKSM, encoded by the coding sequence ATGAGGCAACTACAATTAGAACAAATAAGAAAATCGTTCATAAATGGAGAAGTCGAAGAAGAAGTGTTAAAAGGGGTGGATTTATCCCTTCAAAAAGGGGAAGTAACCGCGTTAATCGGTGCTTCAGGTTCAGGAAAAAGCACGTTGCTGACAATCGCTGCCGGTCTTCAACCTCTCTCAAGCGGTCGCGTCCTTTTTAACAATCAGAATTTAGCAGAATTGCGATCAGAACAGGTGCGAAACATCCGAGCACATCACTTCGGTTTTGTGTTTCAGTCATCCCACCTCGTTCCTTTTCTGACAGTGGAAGAACAACTTTCGATGATGATGGACGTGGCTGAAATGAAAATAAACAAACGCGATAAGCGAAAACAGATAGCGGACGTATTAGAAAAAGTGGGAATGACGCATCGGTTAACAGCCTACCCTTCCTCCTTATCAGGCGGAGAAAAACAGCGGGTCGCCGTTGCACGCGCCATTATCCACAACCCCAAAGTTCTGTTTGCAGACGAGCCAACAGCAAGCCTTGATTCAAAAAGGTCAAAAGACACCATGGCGCTGATTCAGCATGTAACGAAATCGCTAGGGATGACCACATTAACGGTGACTCATGATGAAGAAATGTTAGCTTATGCGGATCGTGTTGTGACGATGAGTGATGGAAAGATCCTGAAGAATCATGCTGCGAAATCCATGTAA
- a CDS encoding ABC transporter permease produces the protein MNMAWKEMKKNKPKFLIVGSIVLLISLVTFIISGLANGLSQDNVSLIKNMPEGTFYMSEDSNESYTQSHLEEKKQDEILESDQNAFAFSLQMGSLKNEADNQQSVAFLTSTDTQLFKQVKKGEVILDRSLKAEGIKVGDELTSPLFDGTFKVIDFVDNKKFNHSPVAFINQDSFKNMFRTDESQLIYRPNTTEEISGLQSFSKNKFLSTIPSYQAEQMTLNMIVWFLVVISGMLFAIFFYMMNVQKIGMYGILKALGIRTGDLFKMIWSQMALITILALFVSGLLSQVFQVIAPDTMPYHLTLTTTIQLSFVFVIVGFLGSTLSGFQIRKIEPLQAIQQGEA, from the coding sequence ATGAATATGGCTTGGAAAGAAATGAAGAAAAACAAACCGAAATTTCTTATCGTTGGCTCCATTGTGCTACTCATTAGTCTGGTCACGTTTATCATTTCTGGTCTTGCAAATGGCTTATCTCAAGACAACGTCTCCTTGATCAAAAACATGCCAGAGGGCACGTTTTACATGAGTGAGGATTCTAATGAATCCTACACGCAATCTCATCTTGAAGAGAAGAAACAGGATGAAATCCTTGAGAGCGACCAGAACGCATTTGCCTTTTCCCTTCAAATGGGGTCACTCAAAAACGAAGCAGACAATCAGCAAAGCGTTGCCTTCCTCACTTCTACCGATACACAACTATTTAAACAGGTAAAGAAAGGAGAAGTGATTCTCGATCGCTCGTTAAAAGCGGAAGGCATCAAGGTTGGTGATGAACTAACCAGCCCTCTCTTTGACGGAACATTTAAAGTGATTGATTTTGTTGATAACAAAAAGTTCAACCACTCGCCAGTTGCGTTTATTAATCAGGACTCATTTAAAAACATGTTCCGAACGGATGAATCTCAGCTCATCTATCGTCCCAATACAACCGAGGAGATCAGCGGGTTGCAGTCCTTTTCTAAGAACAAATTTCTCTCTACCATTCCAAGTTACCAAGCTGAACAAATGACGCTAAATATGATTGTTTGGTTTCTCGTTGTGATTAGCGGCATGCTGTTTGCGATTTTCTTTTATATGATGAATGTCCAGAAAATCGGGATGTATGGCATTCTTAAAGCACTCGGGATTCGCACGGGGGATTTGTTTAAAATGATTTGGAGTCAAATGGCTCTTATAACGATACTCGCTCTTTTCGTTTCTGGACTACTGAGCCAAGTTTTTCAAGTCATTGCTCCTGATACAATGCCTTATCACTTAACTCTTACAACAACAATACAACTATCCTTCGTCTTCGTGATTGTTGGTTTCTTAGGATCGACGTTATCAGGCTTTCAAATTAGGAAAATAGAACCTTTGCAGGCGATTCAACAAGGAGAGGCTTAA